The window TGCTAATAATAAAGTTGCTTTGACATTCTGGTGGACAGAAACTGAACGACAAATTAGAATACAAGGAGAGGCAAATCCCATCAACAAGCAACTGGCAGATAAATACTTTTCAGAAAGAAATAGAGAAAGTCAAATAGTATCTATAGTGAGTAGGCAGGGTGAAGAATTGAAAAATAAGAGTACACTAAATGAACAATATCTAGAAATAAGTCAAAAATTTGAAAATCATATTTTGTCTAGACCTGATAGCTGGGGCGGTTATGCGATAGAACCTAAGAGAATTGAATTCTTATCATTTAATTCAACTCGTTTTCACGATCGAATTTTATTTGAAAAGCAAAAAGGAAACTGGGTTAAATCAACAATTCAACCTTAATCTCAAAGGTTTTATCTAGTGAGTTCCATTGAAATAGGCTATGGCTATTTCACCTTATTGTCCTAAAGTATCAAGTCATTCTCAATTAAGGTCAAGTCTCTATTTAAATATTCACTCAACTTTAAAGGACAAGCAATTCTACAAAAAGAATTTAAAGTGTTTTAA is drawn from Marivirga arenosa and contains these coding sequences:
- a CDS encoding pyridoxine/pyridoxamine 5'-phosphate oxidase; the encoded protein is MINSPIALFNNWLADELSVSKVNIPTACCLSTIGLDKYPNARFVSFKDIVDNKLIITGSLSSRKALEISANNKVALTFWWTETERQIRIQGEANPINKQLADKYFSERNRESQIVSIVSRQGEELKNKSTLNEQYLEISQKFENHILSRPDSWGGYAIEPKRIEFLSFNSTRFHDRILFEKQKGNWVKSTIQP